Proteins found in one Triticum urartu cultivar G1812 chromosome 4, Tu2.1, whole genome shotgun sequence genomic segment:
- the LOC125553795 gene encoding uncharacterized protein LOC125553795 has product MQSVSPTPTATAVPVRPSLRAVPRSLASAERLGMGRAATCTTTALGAQCGGRAEPVEARKEDGPVPQERVRGEDEAMAGEDEGRSPTDYGRRARIFEESSRVFRVLKERRDGDGGAKPGAAATRHG; this is encoded by the coding sequence ATGCAGTCCGTTTCCCCCACCCCCACGGCGACGGCTGTGCCTGTGCGCCCATCGTTGCGTGCCGTCCCGCGCTCGCTCGCTTCGGCGGAAAGGCTTGGGATGGGCCGTGCCGCGACATGCACCACCACGGCACTCGGCGCGCAGTGCGGTGGCCGGGCGGAACCGGTGGAGGCGCGCAAGGAGGACGGGCCCGTGCCTCAGGAGCGAGTCCGAGGGGAGGACGAGGCCATGGCCGGGGAAGACGAGGGCCGTAGCCCCACGGACTACGGCCGCCGAGCGCGCATCTTCGAGGAGAGCTCCCGGGTGTTCCGGGTCCTCAAGGAGCGCCGTGATGGGGACGGCGGTGCCAAGCCTGGTGCTGCCGCGACGCGCCATGGCTGA